The genomic DNA TCGACCGGCAGGGATTCCTCGCGTGCGCGGTCGGCGTCGAACTCGCCGTTCTCGTCCGTGAACAGCCGACTCTGGCGGTGTCGTTCCCCATCGTCTGCCATACCCTCGAGTGCTCACGGGGACCGTTTAAACGCTTGTGCCTCGCGTCGACCGTCCTGCGTGCCCGACGTTTTTCACAACGTCCGTCGAAGAGCGCCGGTACCGATGGTTCTCGTCGTCGACGCCGTCCTGCTCGCAGTGGGCGTCCTTGCTCTGTGGATCGGCGCACGCCTCCTCGTGACCGGCGCCTCGCGGCTCGCCGGTGCAGCCGGTGTCTCCGCGCTCGTCGTCGGCCTCACTGTCGTCGCCTTCGGCACCTCCGCGCCGGAGTTCGCCGTCTCGCTCGAGGCGGCGTTTGCGGGACAGGGCGACGTCTCGATCGGCAACGTCGTCGGTTCGAACCTGTTTAACCTCGGCGTAATCCTCGGTCTTGTCGGCATCCTTTCGCCGTTTCGGGTCACGGAAACGCTGGTCCGCCGAGACGCGCTCGCGATGGCAACTGCGACGGCAGTCGCCGCCCTCGTCCTCCTGAACGGGGCCGTCTCGCGACTCGAGGGTGCGATCCTGCTCGCGCTGCTGGGCGGCTACCTCGGCGCACTCGGCATCGCGATTCGGACGGCGAGCCGAGCGGACGGTGGCCGACTCGACGCAGCCGGCGACGGGGTGACGGTCCCGCCGCTCGCCCCTGACGAAGGAGTTCCACGCGAAATTCAGCCGACGCTCGAGGGTGGTCGCGTCCTCGTGGGCCTGCTGTTGGTGATCGGAGGCGGGCGCGTGCTGATTGACTCGGCGGTCGGACTGGCCTTGGCTGTGGGCATCTCCGAGTGGGCGGTGGGCGCAACGATCGTCGCAACCGGCACCTCGTTGCCGGAACTCGTCACCTCCGTCGTCGCCGTTCGCCGCGGCGACGTTGGCATCGCGGCGGGCAACGTCGTCGGCTCGAACGTCTTCAACGCCCTCGGCGTTCTGGGGCTCGTCGCCGTCGTCCAGCCGACGGCGGTCGACCCCGCCGTCTTCCTCGGCATCGCGTGGCTCTGTGTGCTGACCGCGTTCGCGACGGTCGTGCTCGCGACCGGCCGGCGGTTGACCCGTCTCGAGGGCCTTGGCCTCGTCGCACTCGGAGCGGGGTACTGGGTCGTGAGCGTCGCACTCTGAGATCTCGACCGCTGAGCGACCGTGACAAGCGTCGAACCCGGTGACACGGGTGTTAGCGAGCATACTTGCCGCTCGCGCCCCGAAACGATCATATGAACATGCTCGTTGACGGCCAGTGGCGCACCGACGCCTTCGAGGTCACCACCGAGGACGGTTCGTTCGAGCGCCAGGAGACGCCGTTTCGCGACGAAATCCGTGATGATCCCGACGCTCGCTTTCAACCCGAGGCAGGCCGCTATCACCTCTACGTCTCGTATGCTTGTCCATGGGCTCATCGGACGCTTTTGATGCGGTCGATTCTGGGACTCGAGGACGCGATTTCGGTGTCGGTCGTCGACCCGTATCGCGACGAGGACGGCTGGCAGTTCACGCCCGAGAAGGAGGGGTGTACCCGCGATCACGTCCACGACGCGGACTTCCTCCGAGAACTCTACGTCCGTGCGGACCCGGACGCGACCTGCCGCGTGACGGTACCGGTGCTGTGGGACACCGAGGAGGATACTATCGTCAACAACGAGTCCGAAGAGATCATGCGGATGTTCGACACTGAGTTCGGTGAGTACGCAAAACGAGATGTCGACCTGTATCCCGAGGGCTATCAAGACGAGGTCGACCGGATCATCGATGCGATCTACGAGCCGATCAACAACGGCGTCTATCGGGCCGGTTTCGCCACGAAGCAGGGACCTTACGATGACGCGATAGACGACCTCTTTGCGGCGCTCGATCACTGGGACGAGGTGCTTGCAGACCAGCGCTATCTCGCGGGTGATCGGCTGACTGAGGCGGACATTGCGATGTTCACTACCCTCGTCCGGTTCGACAACGTGTATCACACGCACTTCATGTGTAACGTCCAGTCTATTCGGGAGTACGACAACCTCTGGCCATATCTGCGCGACCTGTACCAGACACCCGGCGTCGCTGGGACGGTGAACATGGACCACATCAAAGAACACTACTACACGACCCACCCCGACGTGAATCCCCACCGGATCGTCGCCCGCGGACCTGACCTCGAGTTCGGAGCCTCGCACGACCGTAACGCGCTTCCCGGTGGGCCGCCGTCGGACCTCCGCGCGGCGGCCAGTGCGGACGACTAATACGGTCTGCTGTAACGATGTACCGGTGTAACCGCAGTGCGGGTCGCGGCTGCACCGGAACTGGCTGACAGTAGTCCGTATAACAGCAGTGGATGCGAAGCGAAAACGATGTGACGGCGCTGTTACGCTCCGCCGTTTAGTGGACTCGGTCTAGGCGTCGACTGCGTCCTCGTCGGTTTCGGCGTCTTCGGCCTCGGCATCGTCGTCGGCCTCGAGCCGATCGGTGCCGGAACGGTCGGCTTCACGACGCCAGGTTTCGAAACTGTGCTCGATCTCCTCGTCCGAGACGAATACCTTCCAGAGAACCCACACGACGGCTATCACGGGGAGAAGCGGAAAAAGAACGATAACGAGTACTGCGGCCATGATATAGCCGAACAGGGACATCGGTCTGTTCGGCCCGTAGCCCGTCGACTCGGACACCTTGACTGACATGTGTGCGTCTACGAACGTGTCGGTATTCGGTGTTACGATTCGACGAGTCCAAACCGAAACGAACGCTCGCCGTCTCGACCATCGAAAATCAGGCGATTCGACCGGGCACAGACTATTGGACAGCAGTCAATACGAAGCCGGTCGCATGTATACGACCGTCACCCGTGGGGACGGCCGCGAATTCACGACCAGCTTCACGCCGTTCTGTCCGGCAGTATCAGGGTGACTCGAGCCCGTCTCGCTCGTCCGACTCGTCGCTGAGAACCGCTTCGGCGTCGTCCTGTGGGTGGTACTCGAGTGCGTGCATAGTCTCTGCCAGCGACAGGAATCGCTTGGAGTTGTTGGAGATGCCATGAGCGACCAGCGGCGACTCCTCGAGCGTCGCTGTCGCGGCTGCAGTGAGCAACCGTCGGCAGTCGCCAGGGCTGAGCCACATCGCGCGAGCATAGCGCTCGCCGGCCTCGTCCCGGTCCCGACACTCCTCGCGGAGTTCCTCGCGGGTGAGCAGCCAGCCGATCCGGAGATTGACGACCTCGAGTCCGTGGCGGTTCGCGTAGTACGACCCCATCGCCTCGCCGAAGACCTTCGTGACGCCGTAGTAGGTGTCTGGGTCTCCCGGCTCGTCCGGGCGGACGATAGTGGGGCTGTCGATCGTCGACTCCGGTCGGGTCGCCGTGGCGGTGTTTCCCATGTTCACCGCGTGATTCGAACTCGCGAAGACGACCCGTTCGAGGTCGTTTTCGATCGCGGCCTCGAAGGCGTTGGAAAGCCCGTCGACGTTCGGGCCGCGAAGCTCGTCCCACGCCGCCCACGGCGATGGGTTGGCCGCGAGATGGATCAGTACGTCTTGTCCCTCGAGTGCGTCGACGAACTGCTCGCGGTCGGTGATCTCGAGGATCGTCGTCTCGAGGTCGTCGGTTTCGTGGTGGGAAAACAGCGTCAACTCGTGGTCGTCGGTCGGGAAGGCGTCGATGATCACCCGACCGACGTTCCCCGCCGCACCGGTAATAGCGATGTCGGTCATATGGGTTCGACAGCAAACTGGCAGAAATAGATTGGCCTAGCACGTTCCAGAGGGGCGTCACTCGCTACGTTGAAGTCGGCACAGGCAAGGACCGACGCTCTCGCGGCGGCACGAGGTAGTTTGCCCGACTCTGAACAGTCAGATACTGGAGAATACCGTTGTTCGTTCGTGTGCCGACCGAGCTGCTCTTGGCGAGGTCGGTCCCGGTCATCGCCTCGCGAGTCTTGACGAAGTCGTCGATCGAGCGCTGCAGCGAGAGAAAGTGGGTGGTCGCCCAATCGCCGTCGGTCGAGTCGAAATCCCGACGCAGGATGATCGGTTCGCCGTCTTCGCGGGCTCGAGCGGCCTTTTGCGCGTGGCCGACTGTGCCTTTCCGGGCGACCTCGGCTGCGTCCTCGCTGACTTCGGTCACGCGACTCGAGTCACCGAGGTTATGCCCGGCCCCTTCGACGAGATCGTCGGCGTTGTGGGCTGGTGAGAACATCTTGGCGACGCGTTGGCCGCGGCTGTCGTCGCCGTACCATTGGCTGAGGGTCAACTTGAGCTTCGAGAGATGAAGCGTCGTGCCGCCGGCGAACGGGCCGTCTTGAATCGTCACGCGGTCTTCGCTCGCCTGCGTCTTCTTGAACCCCGATTTGAATCCCATGAACATCGGCGCGTCCTCCGGAACGGGATCGCCGTCGGGAATGCCGGCGACGCTGGACTGGTTGTCCGCCGGCAGCCCGCGCCCGATGAATCCCGACCGGCGGTCGGCCACCTCGAAGACGCCGTCGAAGGTTTCCTCGACGTCGATCCCGTTGAGTTGCTCGAGGTTGCCTTTCATGGCCTCTTCGACGCTTAAGGTGACCTTGCCGTAGTCGCTGGCCAGATGGAGCAACGCGTCGTACTCGTCGAGTGTGGGTTCTTCGAACGGTGTCAGCGCTGTCGGCGCTGGAAGCTCGACACCCGTGGGGGCTGCGTCGAATCGGTCGAAGTACGCCGGACTGTAGGCTATCGTAAATGCCAGTCCATCGTTGCCACGTTTGTACGCCTTCTCGAGCGTTCGGAACGCGGCCTCGAGTTGCTCGCGCTCGTCGGTGGCGTCGGCGGGGCCGTCGCCGACGTACTCGAGACCGAGCAGGAGGTGGTGTTCGGGTGGCAGTACGTTGCCGGCATCGTCGGTTGCGAGAAACTCGTTCCAGGCGTGCTGGCGATCGGGGAGTTCTGCAGGGGAGAGCGTCGCCTGTGGCACGTCTTCGGTCGCTTCGCGCTCGAGGCAGGCAGAGAGTGCGCTCGCACCGCCGATGGCGACGGCGCTGCGGACGAACGCGCGACGCGAGATCCCACGGTCCGATCGGTCCATAGACGACTCTGTGTGCCCGTCAGGCAAGGGGATTACGGTCCTCCCGACGACGCTGGTGTTGCTTCTGCTGGTGGTGATAGGACGGGACGAGTTCGAGGTGAACCCAGCGACGCGCCGTTCTCGACGATCCGGCTGCTCAACGATCGCGCGTCGGTGTCGAACCGCGTACTGCATAGCCTGCTGGGACGACCAGCGGTCAGAAATCTTACGAGTCCCGAGACCTGGATGACCGGTACAGCCATGGATGTCTGCGTCGTACGATAGCTATGAACGTGGTCGAAGTGTTCGTCGAGGTCGACGCGCCACCCGAAATCGTCTGGGAGGTGCTGCTCTCGTTCGACCGCTATCCAGAGTGGAACCCGCTCAGTCGGCGGGTCGAGGGGATAGAAGTTGCGGGGACGGAACAACAGAACGGGGACGACCCCGCTGACGCTCGTCGGTTTCTCGAGAGCCCGATGATCGTCACCGTCGAGCCGTATCGACGGCTTGCCTGGCTCGATCGGTTCGTCCTCCCGTTCGCACTCGATCGCTACCACGAGTTTCACCTCCAGCCCATCGACGACGGCAGCCGCACACAGTTGCTCCAGCGCGAGACGGTCCGTGGCGCACTCACCTCGCTGGTCTTCGACGAGACGAAAGTCGAACGAGCGTTTATTTCGATGAACAAAGCGATTGCTGCCCGCGCTGAGCAACAGGCAAGCGCGACGGTGTAAGCGGCTGTCGGCTGAGATCGCTGTCCGTCCGAAGGTTCAAGTACGGACGGGCGGCCAGAGTCGTCGTGATCTCTCAGACAGCACGTGGCTCACCGCTCGAGCAGGCCGACAGACTGCCGTCAGACACGGTGAACGATGGGACATAGGGCGCTGGTCGCCTACCGACGGCCGGATCACCGATACGACGTGCGATACAGTCACTGGGGTGGCGAGGGGCTGTCGCTGGCCGACGAGATCAGTGCCGTAACTCCGCTGGCAAACGGTGCAGTCGAGACATCGCTGGTCGCGGAGTCAGTCACGTGCGATCGACTCCTGACAGACCAACTCGATCCGTGCGTCTACGAGGCGCTGTATCTCGTCGATCCAGCAGCAGACTACGCAGTCGACACGTACCGCGTCTGCTGGCTCGAGTGGGGGAACGACCGCGACAGAGGCCGCGGCGCGATCGTCGCGGTCGATCCTGCTGACGATCGACCGCTCAGGAACTGGTTTCGCGCGATCAAAACCGCACTCGCCGACATCATCGAAATGGGCGGCCTCTCGCGGCGAGCCGCACAGGCCTATCTCGAGGCTCGCGTCTGCGAGGAGTACGAGGGCACGGTTTACACGTACGGCGAATCGGTTGGTGACGGACACGATGGCGGGTACATGCCGCCGCCCGATCGGTACCCATAGCCGACTGCCGCCTCGCGGATCGACGGACCCGGCTTACGGAGACCGGAACGCCTCGTCCCGAGTTACTCGTCGGCGCTCCAGTGGGCGTCCGCGAGCGTCCGCTGGACGACCTCGTCGCCGACGGCTGCCGCCAGCGTCTCGAAGCCGGCCCGTTCGCGTCGGTCGCCCGCGTTGGCGACCAGCCGCGAGACGATGAACTCCGGCGTCGACCGACCCACTGTATCGAAACGCGGCTGGTAGTCGACGAGTAACTCGAGGTCGGCGTTCAGTCCCTCCGCGAAAATGCCGTCGACCCGTGCGTCGGCGGGCAGCGGCTCTAAGTCGTCCGCGAGGTGGGTGACGAACACACCAAGCGCTTCGCGGTCGACGGTCAGCGTCACCAGCCCGTGTAACAGGTCTGCCGCACTGCCCGGTTCCGTGATCGCTTCGAACTCGTCGACCAGCATCAGCGTCCGACCGCCAGCGGACAGCGGCGGGACGATCGAGCGCAACGTGGACTCGAGGACGCCGGCGTTGAAACTCGCGTGGCGACGGTGAAAGACCAGCGAGTCGACCGGTGTCACCTCCGCGCGGTCTGCGGGCACCGGCAACCCCATCGTCGCCAGCAAGACGACCTGACAGAGCGTCTCGAGTAGTGTCGTTTTCCCGCCGCTGTTGGCTCCGGTCAGGACGGCGACCCGTTCTTCGCCGGGAATCGCATTGATGTCGTCCGGAACCTTCGTGACGCCGTGTTCGCCGAGCCCGTAGGTAACTGGCTGGACCGAGTCGCCGTCACGCGCCGCGAGCGTCAGGTTGCGTGCGTTGACGACCGAGACGGCTGCCTGTGCTTCTTCGACGAACGTTGGCCGGGTACAGTCGTACGCGAGCGCAAAGCGGGCCAGCGAGAGCTGTAAGGCGATGTCGTCGATTGCTTTGACGGCCCGATCGACGGCTTCGCGAGCGTCCGCGAGCGTTTCCTGGAGCTCACTGGCGACGGTCGTTTCGCGTTCGTCGACCGCTGCGGTGAGATCGCTCCGGAGGGTGCGCAACGTCCCACCGACGAAATCGGTCGCGTCCGTCGCGTCTGTCGGCATCGCGTCTCGAACCTGATCGATCGTCACGTCGGCCTCGCTCAGCAGATGATCCTCGAAGGACTGGCGAAAGCCCTCGACATCGCGGACACCGTCCGAACGCAGGTCTTCGATTAGCGAGAGGGCGTCGGCGTCCAAATCCTCGACAGTTCCCAGCGCGTCCCGAAGCCGGTCGAGTTCCTCGTCTGCACCCGCGCGAACGTGGCTCCCGTCCAATGCTGTTAGGGCTTCAGCGGCCTCCGCCAGTCTCGCGCGCTCGAGGTCGGCAATCGCGGCGAACGGTCCGGAATCGACGCCAGCCTCGAGCAACGCGAGCGCGGCCTCGACGGCGGCGCGTTCGCTGCCCTCGCGGTCGTCGTAGCGCTCGTAGGCATCGAGCACCGCCTCGCGATCAGCCTCGGCGAGGTCGGCCCAGGCGTCTCTGGCCGCGAGGACATCGTCGAGGCGCTCCTCCATCGCTGCCCGACTCTCGAGTGGCGTCAGCACCCGAATGCGATCTGCCGCGCGCTGCGTGACGGCGTGGTCGACCGCCAGATCGAGCAGTTCCTTGTAGGCCGAGCGTGCGTCACTGGTCGCTAACACGTCCATGCCGGCACTGTCGGTTGCCCGCCGGAGAATTCGCGTCGCCCGCCCGCGGGCTAACCCGGCGTCGGCAAGCGCCCGGACGTCCCCACTCTCGATCGCCTGAACCGCCCGCTCGCGGCCCAGCGTGTCGACCAGCGTCTCCCGTGTCTTTGGACCAACTCCCCAGTACTCCTCGAGTCGCATACACGTTGACTCGAGGGAACGCTCTTGATACTGCCGGACACAGATTCATCCCCACACAATCGGCTTCGCGATTCGTAATCGCTCGTTGGAGCGAGAGCAGGCCGTGGTGAGGCTTCGTCATCGTCTGATTATCGGACAGTATCCACGTTTGTGCATATAATTCGATTCTAGGACTGCCTATAGAAGCACAAACACGGGGGTTTTTATCGGCTCGATGCCCTACTGACTCCCATGACTGATGGGCGGGGCGAGACTCCCCGGCGAACAGGAATGACCGAAAAGTGCGGCGTCGTCGGCGTCTCACTCGACGGTCGGGACGCGGCACGACCGTTGTACTACGCACTCTATGCGCTCCAGCACCGGGGCCAGGAGTCCGCAGGAATCGTCACACACGACGGCTTCCAGCAGCACAGCCACGTCGAAATGGGCCTCGTCGGTGACGCCTTCGGCGAGGATGATCTCGAGACGCTCAACGGGGCGGCCGGGATCGGCCACGTCCGGTATCCGACGGCGGGCTCGGTCGATTCCTCCTGTGCACAGCCGTTCTCCGTCTCGTTCAAGAGCGGGTCGCTTGGTCTCTCGCACAACGGCAACCTCGTCAACGCCGACGAGATCCGCGAGGAACTCGCGGCCGCGGGACATGCCTTTACGAGTGACGGCGACACCGAAGTCATCGCCCACGACCTCGCGCGCAACCTCTTGGAGGAGGATCTTGTTCGGGCCGTCAAGCGCACGATGGGACGCATCCACGGCTCGTACTCGCTGACGATCAGCCACGACGACACGGTACTGGGCGTGCGCGACCCACAGGGGAACCGACCGCTGTGTATCGGCAAACTCGAGGACGGCTACATTCTCGCGTCCGAATCGGCAGCGATCGACACGCTCGATGGTGAACTCGTCCGTGACGTGCGGCCAGGTGAACTGGTCGTCCTGCAGGACGACGGCCAAGGCTTCGATACCTACCAGCTCGTCGAACAGGAACACACCGCCCACTGTTTCTTCGAACACGTCTACTTCGCGCGCCCGGACAGCGTCATCGACGACACCCTCGTCTACGAGGCCCGGCGCGAACTCGGGCGCAAGCTCTGGGAGGAAAGCGGCGTCGAGACCGACGTCGTGATGCCAGTGCCCGACTCCGGGCGCGCGTTCGCCTCAGGCTATGCCGACGCTGCAAGCGAGACGACTGCCGACGGCGAGCCGCGAGCCGAGAACGACGACGGCGTCGAGTTCGCCGAGGGGCTGATGAAAAACCGCTACGTCGGCCGCACCTTCATCATGCCGACCCAGGACGAGCGCGAACGCGCGGTACGGCTGAAACTCAACCCGATCAAGTCCACGATTGAGGGGAAGACGGTCACCGTCATCGACGACTCGATCGTTCGCGGGACGACCTCGACCCAACTCGTCCAACTGCTCAAGGACTGCGGGGCCGAAGAGGTCCACGTCCGTATCGGCGCACCGGCGATCGTTGCCCCCTGTTACATGGGCATCGACATGGCCACCCGCGAGGAACTGATCGCCTCGGACAAGTCGACCGCCGACATCCGCGACGAAATCCGCGCCGACAGCCTCGCGTACCTCTCGACCGACGCCGTCGCCGAGGTGCTCGAGAAAGACCGCATCGACCTCTGTCTGGGCTGTGTCACGGGCGAGTATCCCTACGACATCGAGGGCGAGGAAACCGACCGCGACGTGAGTCGGCCCGATATTAGCGGGCCGGAGCTCCCTGCGGACGACTAGAACCACGAAATTTTACCGAGGGCCATCGCGCTGTGCGGCGAAGCCGCCAGCACGATAGACCGCAGCGTAAAATCTTCAAAAGAGCGTGAAGCGCTCTTTTGGATTTCGCGGGATCTTTGATCCCGCTCAGTTTCGATCAAAATCACTTCTCTTTCCCGTTGGGTCAGTCGTCGTCCCGCTCGCTCGCTTTGCTTGCTCGCGGCTGGAATAGACGGGCCGCGGAACGCACAAGACGCTGACCGGCCAACTCGAGGTATGCCACTCTTGCAGTTCGAGACGACGCTGTCGCTGTCGGACGCAGAGAAAACCGCCTTCGCCGAGCGGGTGACAGATCTCTATACGACCGAGATGGCGACGACCGCGGGACACGTCGCCGTGACGATCCGCGAGCGCAATGGGGCCGACCTCCATCTCGGACGCGCCGTCGAGGGACCGTTGCTCTTTCTCGACGCGGAGATCCGACAGGGCCGAACGTTCGACCGAAAGCGGGCATTCGCCCTCAAAACGATGGCATACGTCGGTGAAACGTTCGATGTCCCCGACGAAAATCAGAAGGTCGTCTTCACCGAGCATCCCGGCGAGGCGATGATGGGCGTCGACCGAGTCGGCGGTGAGTGGTCCGGAGACGACACCGAGTCCGAATAGAGCTCGAGCCCCAGTTGTGGCGGCTATCGAAGACAGGCAGCGACGACCGCGAGCATCTCCTCGCCCCGGACTTCGTCGGCGAACAGCGGCACGCGCCGGACGTCGGTCCCGCGGAAGAGGTCCTGTGCCTCGGCTAAAGCGGATTGCTGGACATCCCAGCGTCGTTGACAGAACTCACAGTCATCGAGGTTCGGCTGGAGGAACTCGCCCTCGACGTCGTCGGTGACGTTCGACAGCGGCTCCATCACCCGGTTGACGACGACGGTGCCGACGGGAATCTCGAACTCCTGGAGTTGCTGGCGCAGTCGCTTCGATTCGAAGACGCTCATCTCCTCGGGGATCATGACGATCCGGAAGTCCGTCCGTGCGGGATCTTGCAGGGCGGCCCGCAGCCGCTCGATGCGCTCGCGAAGGACTTCCAAGTCCTCGAGCTCGTTTTCGTTTTCCGGCGCCTCCTGACCGCCGAACATTCCTTTGACGCCCTCTAACATGCCGCCGATGCGCTGGCGGAACTTCATCAGCCGGCCCATCATCGTGTCCATGATCTCGGGCAACTGCAGCAGGCGGAGGGTGTGGCCGGTCGGGGCCGTGTCGACGACGACGCGCTCGAAGCGCTCGTCGTCCATGTACTCGAGTAAGAGTTGCATCGCGGCGGCCTCGTCAGCGCCGGGCATCGCGCCGCCGAAGAGGGCGTCCATCGGTGATTCGCCGCCGAGCATGTCGCCGAGACCCCCGAGTGGGCCGCCCTCGGCTCCTTCACCACCGGGGAAGGGGGAGGCACCGCCCGCGCCCGCTCC from Natrinema sp. HArc-T2 includes the following:
- a CDS encoding calcium/sodium antiporter, giving the protein MVLVVDAVLLAVGVLALWIGARLLVTGASRLAGAAGVSALVVGLTVVAFGTSAPEFAVSLEAAFAGQGDVSIGNVVGSNLFNLGVILGLVGILSPFRVTETLVRRDALAMATATAVAALVLLNGAVSRLEGAILLALLGGYLGALGIAIRTASRADGGRLDAAGDGVTVPPLAPDEGVPREIQPTLEGGRVLVGLLLVIGGGRVLIDSAVGLALAVGISEWAVGATIVATGTSLPELVTSVVAVRRGDVGIAAGNVVGSNVFNALGVLGLVAVVQPTAVDPAVFLGIAWLCVLTAFATVVLATGRRLTRLEGLGLVALGAGYWVVSVAL
- a CDS encoding glutathione S-transferase family protein; translation: MNMLVDGQWRTDAFEVTTEDGSFERQETPFRDEIRDDPDARFQPEAGRYHLYVSYACPWAHRTLLMRSILGLEDAISVSVVDPYRDEDGWQFTPEKEGCTRDHVHDADFLRELYVRADPDATCRVTVPVLWDTEEDTIVNNESEEIMRMFDTEFGEYAKRDVDLYPEGYQDEVDRIIDAIYEPINNGVYRAGFATKQGPYDDAIDDLFAALDHWDEVLADQRYLAGDRLTEADIAMFTTLVRFDNVYHTHFMCNVQSIREYDNLWPYLRDLYQTPGVAGTVNMDHIKEHYYTTHPDVNPHRIVARGPDLEFGASHDRNALPGGPPSDLRAAASADD
- a CDS encoding NAD-dependent epimerase/dehydratase family protein, giving the protein MTDIAITGAAGNVGRVIIDAFPTDDHELTLFSHHETDDLETTILEITDREQFVDALEGQDVLIHLAANPSPWAAWDELRGPNVDGLSNAFEAAIENDLERVVFASSNHAVNMGNTATATRPESTIDSPTIVRPDEPGDPDTYYGVTKVFGEAMGSYYANRHGLEVVNLRIGWLLTREELREECRDRDEAGERYARAMWLSPGDCRRLLTAAATATLEESPLVAHGISNNSKRFLSLAETMHALEYHPQDDAEAVLSDESDERDGLESP
- a CDS encoding Tat pathway signal protein, producing MDRSDRGISRRAFVRSAVAIGGASALSACLEREATEDVPQATLSPAELPDRQHAWNEFLATDDAGNVLPPEHHLLLGLEYVGDGPADATDEREQLEAAFRTLEKAYKRGNDGLAFTIAYSPAYFDRFDAAPTGVELPAPTALTPFEEPTLDEYDALLHLASDYGKVTLSVEEAMKGNLEQLNGIDVEETFDGVFEVADRRSGFIGRGLPADNQSSVAGIPDGDPVPEDAPMFMGFKSGFKKTQASEDRVTIQDGPFAGGTTLHLSKLKLTLSQWYGDDSRGQRVAKMFSPAHNADDLVEGAGHNLGDSSRVTEVSEDAAEVARKGTVGHAQKAARAREDGEPIILRRDFDSTDGDWATTHFLSLQRSIDDFVKTREAMTGTDLAKSSSVGTRTNNGILQYLTVQSRANYLVPPRERRSLPVPTST
- a CDS encoding SRPBCC family protein encodes the protein MNVVEVFVEVDAPPEIVWEVLLSFDRYPEWNPLSRRVEGIEVAGTEQQNGDDPADARRFLESPMIVTVEPYRRLAWLDRFVLPFALDRYHEFHLQPIDDGSRTQLLQRETVRGALTSLVFDETKVERAFISMNKAIAARAEQQASATV
- a CDS encoding DUF6735 family protein, which codes for MGHRALVAYRRPDHRYDVRYSHWGGEGLSLADEISAVTPLANGAVETSLVAESVTCDRLLTDQLDPCVYEALYLVDPAADYAVDTYRVCWLEWGNDRDRGRGAIVAVDPADDRPLRNWFRAIKTALADIIEMGGLSRRAAQAYLEARVCEEYEGTVYTYGESVGDGHDGGYMPPPDRYP
- a CDS encoding DNA mismatch repair protein encodes the protein MRLEEYWGVGPKTRETLVDTLGRERAVQAIESGDVRALADAGLARGRATRILRRATDSAGMDVLATSDARSAYKELLDLAVDHAVTQRAADRIRVLTPLESRAAMEERLDDVLAARDAWADLAEADREAVLDAYERYDDREGSERAAVEAALALLEAGVDSGPFAAIADLERARLAEAAEALTALDGSHVRAGADEELDRLRDALGTVEDLDADALSLIEDLRSDGVRDVEGFRQSFEDHLLSEADVTIDQVRDAMPTDATDATDFVGGTLRTLRSDLTAAVDERETTVASELQETLADAREAVDRAVKAIDDIALQLSLARFALAYDCTRPTFVEEAQAAVSVVNARNLTLAARDGDSVQPVTYGLGEHGVTKVPDDINAIPGEERVAVLTGANSGGKTTLLETLCQVVLLATMGLPVPADRAEVTPVDSLVFHRRHASFNAGVLESTLRSIVPPLSAGGRTLMLVDEFEAITEPGSAADLLHGLVTLTVDREALGVFVTHLADDLEPLPADARVDGIFAEGLNADLELLVDYQPRFDTVGRSTPEFIVSRLVANAGDRRERAGFETLAAAVGDEVVQRTLADAHWSADE
- the purF gene encoding amidophosphoribosyltransferase — translated: MTEKCGVVGVSLDGRDAARPLYYALYALQHRGQESAGIVTHDGFQQHSHVEMGLVGDAFGEDDLETLNGAAGIGHVRYPTAGSVDSSCAQPFSVSFKSGSLGLSHNGNLVNADEIREELAAAGHAFTSDGDTEVIAHDLARNLLEEDLVRAVKRTMGRIHGSYSLTISHDDTVLGVRDPQGNRPLCIGKLEDGYILASESAAIDTLDGELVRDVRPGELVVLQDDGQGFDTYQLVEQEHTAHCFFEHVYFARPDSVIDDTLVYEARRELGRKLWEESGVETDVVMPVPDSGRAFASGYADAASETTADGEPRAENDDGVEFAEGLMKNRYVGRTFIMPTQDERERAVRLKLNPIKSTIEGKTVTVIDDSIVRGTTSTQLVQLLKDCGAEEVHVRIGAPAIVAPCYMGIDMATREELIASDKSTADIRDEIRADSLAYLSTDAVAEVLEKDRIDLCLGCVTGEYPYDIEGEETDRDVSRPDISGPELPADD
- a CDS encoding tautomerase yields the protein MPLLQFETTLSLSDAEKTAFAERVTDLYTTEMATTAGHVAVTIRERNGADLHLGRAVEGPLLFLDAEIRQGRTFDRKRAFALKTMAYVGETFDVPDENQKVVFTEHPGEAMMGVDRVGGEWSGDDTESE
- a CDS encoding ArsA family ATPase, which translates into the protein MSGIDVEPVEEDDESTMDSDEGGNTIEVTPTDSVDADEERDTIDVEPSDEPIDGPDYVLYGGKGGVGKTTMAAATALDSARAGTPTLVVSTDPAHSLSDTFDTDIPAEPGRIRDDIPLYAAEIDPEAAMERGETPFGGAGAGAGTEADDDPFAGGAGAGGASPFPGGEGAEGGPLGGLGDMLGGESPMDALFGGAMPGADEAAAMQLLLEYMDDERFERVVVDTAPTGHTLRLLQLPEIMDTMMGRLMKFRQRIGGMLEGVKGMFGGQEAPENENELEDLEVLRERIERLRAALQDPARTDFRIVMIPEEMSVFESKRLRQQLQEFEIPVGTVVVNRVMEPLSNVTDDVEGEFLQPNLDDCEFCQRRWDVQQSALAEAQDLFRGTDVRRVPLFADEVRGEEMLAVVAACLR